The genomic interval ATGAGGTTGTTTTTGCCCGGGGATGCTCGGCGAAGCGTACAGTGCAGAGAAGGCTGTGTGGAAAAGTGGGAACGTGAGATCCGGTAATCGAACCGGCTGCCGATAAATCCCATGCTCGAGGCGGCTGGTCTGGGAAGGATAGCTCCTAACGGAACACGTTGCGCACGGGTTCCCGAACGTTACGCGGAAGGCTCGCCCGCATCCCAGGAGGCCACCAGCAGCTTGCGCACCAGCACCACGACCGGCATCGCATTACGCTCCGGCCATTCGTTGCGCCGCAACATGCCCTCGACGTAAAGGATCTGGCCTACCGTCAGGTGCCGCAGGCAGAAATCCCTTAGCGCAGCATCTTCGACCTGCAGCAGGTGAGGTTCCAGGCGCACGGCAGGTTCGCCCGTAGGCCCGATGGCCTGCTCCTGAGTGGTCAGCACCATCTGGCAGACGTTGCCGGCCTCCGAAACCGGCTCTGGCGGCGCGGCCAACCGCCCCAGCAGGATCACGCGGTTGACCGTCCGCTTCGGCTGCAATGGTTCCATGGGGCCTTCAATCTCCGTACATTTGATCCCGGCAATCCTCGCACAGGGTCATGTACCCATCGTCATAGCCATATCGTCCGACAGGTGCTCCGCAGATATCGCAGGTCGCCAGCCCGTCGTCCAGCTCATCGTCCCAGTCGTCCCATTCGTCGTCCCAGTCTTCTTCCCAGTCTCTGGCATCGGGCAGGTCCTGGAAGCCTTCGTAGTCGCCGGACTCCGGATCGCCTTCGAATTCATCGTCGAATTCGAAGTCCTCTTCGTACCAGAAGTCATTCATAGTGAATCTGCGCTAAAAGTGCAACATATCTTTCGCCCACATTATACGGCACTTTCTGCACGCTGGCCCTTTTTCGGAAAACCCGGATTGACGGGGCAACTTTCGGGGAAATTCCCGAACGAGGCGGCACGGCCGGCTGCTGCGTAAACGCCCCGAAAAAATCTCCACCACCAAACCCGATGCAGTTGATGGTAGAACTTTCAGGCGAACAGCAGCGCATACTTGATCAGCTACTTGCCTGGCTTGATCGGCCCGAAGCGCCTCCGATCTTCATCCTCACGGGCAGTGCCGGGACCGGCAAAACCCTGCTGATCCGGCACCTGGTGCAAGCGTTGCACCAGCGCCGTATCAAGTACGCGCTGGCTGCCCCCACCGGACGTGCCGCCCGTCTGCTGGCGGATCGTACCGGAGAGGATGCGCGCACGCTGCACAGCCTGATCTACATCCTCGACCGTTATCAGCTCATCGAAGAGGCCGAGGCGCAGGCCGAAGATCCGTTGAGCCTGCGCCTTCACTTTGCGTTGCGGTCTGCCGAGCTCGACGCGCGCCTCATCATTGTGGACGAAGCCTCCATGGTGGGCGACGTGGTTGGCGAGCAGGAACTGTATCGGTTTGGCTCGGGCCGGCTACTGCTCGACCTGCTGAGCTACGCGCGCCTGATGCCACGACGCGCCGGGGAGGTGTCCTCCCGACTGCTGTTCGTCGGCGATCCGGCCCAGCTCCCACCGGTCGGCCAGTCGATCTCGCCCGCACTCTCCGCCGAATATCTCCGGGAAACCTTCGGTCTTTCGGCCGAGACGGCCCATCTGCAAACGGTCTTCCGCCAGCGCAAAGGGCATCCCATTCTGGAGGCGGCCACGGCGCTGCGCAACGCGCTCGAGAACAACCGCTTTCACACGTTTCAACTTCCTGCACAGCCCCCCGACCTTCGCCCGGTCGGTATCGAGGAGGCCATCCAGATTGCCGCGCAGGACTTCGAGCGTCAGACGCCCTCCGTGCTGCTGTGCCGGACCAACGCCCTTGCCCGTAAGCTCAATGAAGCCGTCCGCGCCCTGCTCTGGGGAAAGGAAAGCCTGCCATTACAGCCCGGCGACCTGCTGCTCGTCAACCGCAATGCCCCGCTCTACAGCCTTTTCAACGGCGATCTGGTGCTGGTCGAGACCGTCGGCCCCCTCGAGCATCGTCGCGTGGGACGCCGGGGTCGCCCGCCCGTGGACCTCTACTTTCGCGACGTGATTCTACGCTATCCGCACGACAACCCCCGGAGACGCATCACCTGCAAATTGCTCGAAAACCTGCTCGAGAGCCCGGACGGCCAGCTCTCTCCAGACCTCATTCAGGCGCTGCTGATCGACTTCTACCTGCGCAACCGAACGCTCAAGCCCGGCTCGCCTGAGTTTCATCTGGAACTGGCACGCGACCCGTACTTCAACGCACTGCACGTCCGCTACGGCTATGCCATGACCGTCCACAAGGCGCAGGGTGGTGAGTGGCGCCGGGCGGCCGTGGTGTTCACCGACTGGAAACACTTCCGCCATGCCGACTTCTTCCGCTGGGCCTACACGGCCATCACTCGTGCCCGCGAGGAATTGCTGACCATCGATGCACCCGCCTTCGAGGCGTTTTCGGAGATGCGCTGGCAGCCGGCCGCTTCCGTCCCCGCCGCTGAGCAGACTGCTGGCTCAGCGGCGCGTTTTCCTCTGAAGGCGCTGGAAACCTACCACCGACGCCTCACCGAAGCGCTCAGCGCAGAAGGCATCGAGACGACCGACGTCGAACTGCTGCAGTATGCAGTACGCTATCATCTCAGCCGGGAAGATCGCACGACCCGAATTCAGTACTACTACCGTGGCAACGGGCAGGTCAGCCGCATTGTCACGCTGGGCGGCGCCGACGATCCCGAGCTGACGCAGCAGGCCTATGCCCTGTTCGAGCGCATCCTTTCCGAGCCGCCCCCCGCTTCGGATGAGCTCCCGGAAAACCCCTTACTCCGCGAGTTCCTCGAGCGGGCCCGGCATCGTCTGGAAGGATCCGGCATTCGGATCGTCAACTGGAAAGAAATGCCCTATGCCCTCCGCCTTTACTTCAGCGCTGACGGCGAAAATGCCACCATCGACTTTTACTACAACCGACGGGGTGTCTGGACCCACGCGCAGCAAGTAGGGCGATCGAGCTCCGGCTCGCTCTTCGCACGCATTCAATTGCTGCTACAGTCCGACGGCTGAAGTGCACTATGACCACCGCCATCTCGACTGAAGAGCTCCGGCGCTTTAAAGCGTTGTGCCAGCAGAAAAACTTCGGGCAGGCGCTCCCCCTGGCCCGGCGCTTTCATCCGCTGCTTGTTCAGAACGTCCATCTGGCCAGACAGTGGGGCTGGGTGATCTACGAACGACTGAAAGATCTGGCAGAGCAGGCGCGCGCAAAGCAAGCCCCGGCATCCCGCCAGGCGAACAGCCTGCCCGAACATCTTTCCCGCAAGATCCGTGAAGCCCTGGTCGAATATGCCCGGCTCCCGAATCTGCATACCCCTGATTTGCTACATGCAATGATACTCGTCATGGTCTGCCGCATCGGGATCCGATGGTCCGGCGTGCTGGGCTTTCTGTACCACGTGCGCGCCTTCGACACGCTGCGCCCCGAGGACAGGCTTCCAAAGACCTACGGGGATCGGACCTATCCCTCGATCGAACAACTGCTGACGCAGACGGTGGCCGCCGCCCTTGCAAAGCTCCCCCTCCGGGACCAGCGGCCTGAGGTGCTGGACTGGGCCTGTGTGCAGGTGCAGCAGCGCCTCGACCGCTTTCCTGACGAGCCATGGATTCCCTATCACCTGGCCTGCTATCTGATCAAAAAGCAACGAGGTCCGGACGCACGTCCGCTGCTGGCCCCCGTGCTCCTGCAACACCGCCATAAGAGCTGGATCTGGGAACGGGTGGCACGGGCCAACCACGACCGGCCAGAACATCGCCTGACGGCCCTGACGCAGGCCCTGCGGCTCGCAGAGCGGGAGCTGCCCGCCGTCCGTTTCAGGCTACACCTGGAGCTGGCAGATCTGCTGGCCACCCGGCAGCGCCACGATGAAGCCGCTGCCCAGCTTCAGGCTGCCCGCCGCCTGGAAGAACAGCTCGGCCGTAACGTGCGCGACGACCGCAATCCTCTCTGGCAACGCTATCGGCACATGTTGCAGCAACCCTGGTTCCGGCAACGGGCCGAGCAGACCAACCTGCCCCGGACACCCACCCTTACCATCGAGCCCGAAGCAATGCTCTACGAACACCTGCCGACCACGGAATCCTCTGGCGTGATCATCGGCCACAACTCCGAAAAAGGTCTCACGATCATTCGCCTGTCCCCGTCGAAAATAGTCTGCGTCAAACACAGGAAATTTCCCGACGCTTCCCGGCTCGAACCGGGCACGGTGGTCTGGCTGCGCCTGGTAGCAGAGCAGGTGGTGGCGCTCGAGCCGCGGCCGGACCATCCGCTTCCTGATCTGGTCCGGTGGTTTCGGGGCCGCCTGCTGCAACCCGACGGACGCGCTTTCGCCTTCGTAATTACCGGGGACGAGCAGCGCATCTTTATCCCACCCCGGCTTAACAGGAAGTTAAACCTGGAGGCAGACGCTACCGTGGAGGTGCTGGCCGAGCGCACCATCGACCCCACGAAAAACACACACTCCTGGAGCGCCCTGAAAGTTAAACCCGTTGCTGACCAATAGCCTTTCTCAGGCTTTCTTCCGGTCGCTCTCACGCGGCGGCAGGGACGACTTCCGTAATGCTTCAAAATCGTTCCCTCGCTCAAATTTTACCGGCTACGTGGCGCTCTTATCATCCCCGCCGCTACCTTTTCTATCTGTTGCTTCTTTTTTTGGAGAAAATATGCGTCTTAATACAACTTCAAAGAAAATAAGCCATGCGAGCAAACTGACAAATAAACTCAATCGTAAAGGCCCCGACGAATAATAATGCTCTTTATAAAACTCGTCATCAAACTTAAAAAAAAGAAACAATAGTGACTATTGCTGCAATAAACAGAATCTTATCACAGACGAAAAAGCGCCACAGAATAAGCAGAAAGTAAATAACAATAAGCAGAATCGCACATTCAGGCACGAGCACGATTTCTGATCCCAGAAGATAAAACACGAGCAAGAAGAGCAATGTAAGGGCAAATATCAATATGTTTAACTCAGGGCATATTCGACAGACTTGATTGTAGCGATAGATCAGAAATGCAAGAGAACCTATTCCGAGCAGCAACCAGATAATGATAATCATCCGAACTGGCCTTTACGAAGCCTTCTGCGGGCATATTTTCTGCTACAATAAAACGCCATCAGAACAGACGCATGAGTCGTTCAGCCCATCGAATGCTGAGAAGCCTTTCCTGAAGTGCTACAGGCGCTGAAGCAAAGATAAAGGCCTCTTTTCGCTTTTACGCCCCGCCGAAAGTCGTAATCCCCTTTTCATCGGGTCAGGTTTTCAGACAGGAGGTGCGGATAGCCAGGACCAGACCCACAACCAGAAATCGGTCGTAATCCCCTTTTCATCGGGTCAGGTTTTCAGACTGTTTGTTCAGTGTCCCGTGTGCGTGAATGACGTCAACGCCAAAGTCGTTGAGTCGTAATCCCCTTTTCATCGGGTCAGGTTTTCAGACCTGGCCGTACAATATGCGGACGAGGATTGCGTAAGCGCCGTGTCGTAATCCCCTTTTCATCGGGTCAGGTTTTCAGACTTGAGCTCGGCGATGAAGTTAGTTGAAAGGGAATGGCGTCGTAATCCCCTTTTCATCGGGTCAGGTTTTCAGACTTGGCCCGCCGCGAGAGAGCCATCATGGCTTCGCCTTCTACCGGGTCGTAATCCCCTTTTCATCGGGTCAGGTTTTCAGACACGAATTGAAGCAGCTGAGGACATTCAGCAGCACTTCCTGCTGTCGTAATCCCCTTTTCATCGGGTCAGGTTTTCAGACGCCGCCCGGGTTTCAGTCGAAAACTTGCCCGACGTAAACGGTCGTAATCCCCTTTTCATCGGGTCAGGTTTTCAGACCGCCCCTCAGCAAGGAGAATTTGTGCGCCTCGGCGACCTCATCATTACCGAAGCGCGGGAATGGTCGTAATCCCCTTTTCATCGGGTCAGGTTTTCAGACCTGCTGAGCGGGCTCTATCCCCAGGCGAAACAGTCGACGTCGTAATCCCCTTTTCATCGGGTCAGGTTTTCAGACTCGAGAACAACCGGCGCTTCCAGAATCTCCACGTGTTCGAGTCGTAATCCCCTTTTCATCGGGTCAGGTTTTCAGACAGCCAGCACGTCGTCCGACTGCTCGGCAGCACCTGGCGTCGTAATCCCCTTTTCATCGGGTCAGGTTTTCAGACGTCTTCACGGTCCCCTTCAGCTTATCGAGGGCCACCGTAAGAGTCGTAATCCCCTTTTCATCGGGTCAGGTTTTCAGACCTCAGTTGTCGCCGTCATGGCTCGTCTCCGTTCGATTGGGTCGTAATCCCCTTTTCATCGGGTCAGGTTTTCAGACTGGACCAGAGCGGCGAGTTGGACAATCTCCGGAGCATTCGCAGTCGTAATCCCCTTTTCATCGGGTCAGGTTTTCAGACGAGCCGTTGAGGAGAGTCTTCCGGCGGTGGTTAATTGAGGCCGTCGTAATCCCCTTTTCATCGGGTCAGGTTTTCAGACCCCATTGTTACGGGGCCCATCCGAACCGGCCTGTTTGCCGCCAAAAAGGCCGATTTTTTCGCCATCAGCACGTCAAAAAACGGAATAGAATTTGCTTCGAAAACCCTGTGACAATTCCGTGTCACACCCCCTTTCTCTCTACCTCCCTGTACACTCCAGAGCATAAGCCTCTGTCGCTAAAATGTCAAGCCCCGGCCGGCCCGAGTTCCACCCACTCCAGCACCTCCGAACGCGGCAACTGGGGCGCGCGCAGCGACTCCGCTACCACCCGGGCCGCTTCGTGCAGAAAACCCTCCAGCCTGTTGCGCACCGCTTCGTACTCCTGTTCGTCAAGCGCGGCACTACCCGCCAGCAGAAGAGAGTCGCGACAGCGTTCCAGCGCCTCGCGCAACACCGAACGCCGTCGGGCAAACAACTGCCCCACCGGATCGCCAAGCGCCTCCAGCATATGATAGCTCAACTCCGGGGAACCCGGCCAGCGATCCCGCGACACCGCCGGTTCTGCCCGCAACACTTCCGGTAGGCGCGCCTGATCCGGATGCCTGATGTCGATGCCATGCGCCTGCTGCAACCGCACCGTCCCGAAAAGCTCCACGGCCCGCACCAGACGCACGACCGCGTCGTCGTAACGTCCCTGATGCGCCCGGCGTGCCGCCGCAAGCAGCAGATCGGCCACTGCCTCCAGGCCGGGCTTCTGCGCTTCGGCCAGCGTCCGAAGTCGCGGCAGCCACGCGCTCCCATGCGCTCCTGCCATACCGAAGCCCACCAGCGCCTGCCGGTACTGCCCCACGTCCCAGGCCGCCAGCCCCTGTACAATCTGATACAGCCGCAATACCTGCGTGCGACGTGCGCCGCTCAGCGAAAGGGTACGCAGCAACTCGCGCACGATCTCTGCAGCCGCCACGTAGTCGTACCGATCCAGCGCCTGACGCAGCAAACGCAGTTCAAGGTGCAGCAGCACGTCGTCGGCCGCCACACGCATGGGAACGTCCGTCCCGGCAAGGACCTGACGTAGATCGCGCCGCACACCGACGTTCAGTTGCAACTCCCAGCCCAGCAACACGGCCCCGATCACCAGCGCCGCCGACATCGTCTTGGTCCCGCCGGTATAGTTGGCCACCACGCGCGCCTCGGGAAATCGCGACCGGATCCGCCGGTGCAGTGCAAACAGGGCCGACACACAACCGGCCAGATCGTCCGGATCGGACCACACCTCCACGGCATAATGCGTCGCGGGCAGCCCTGCCGCTCGGGGAATGTTCGGCGCATCGCCCGCTGTTTCCACCAGCCGCCGCGAGTCGGGCGAGCAGATGAAGCACACAAAGCTCTGCGACGGGTCGAGCCGCTGCACGGCCCGAATCAGCGGCTCGGGTGAACCGCCCACCGTAAGCAGCAGTACGGTTTCGACACGGGAAGGCGCGTGCTGCTCCTGGGCCGCTACCTCCTCGCCCCAGAGTGATTCCTTCAGGTCCTGCGCAAACCTCCGGGCCGCTTCCTGCGCCGCCTCCTCATCGGGAAACTCGAACTCCCCGACGATCTCGGCGCCTGCGGGCAGCCGCCCCGCATCGACCTCCTGAAAAATCCGATAGGCCTGCTCATCATGGAAGGTTTCTCCGGGAGCGATTACTGGCACAACACCCACGCGTTGCTGCCCTTCCAGCTCCTGCATCACAAGCACCAGCGACCGTTGGAACGGCAGCCGCACCAGCAGAAAACGCACGCGCATGTCTGTCCCGTTTTTTCAGAAGTTCTGTTTTCGATCGGAAAGTTAAGCGCTACGGCCCCCTTTCTGCAGGAAAATCCGGAAAGCTCTTTTTTGAGAAAAGCGGGCATTAAATTCGGGTAAGAGAGGTAACAAACGACCCGCTTCGGGGTCTTTCCAAAGGAGCGTTGATGCGCAATACGTGCATGGTAGTTTTCCAGGCGCCTGTTGACCCGGATCGTTCCCCTCAATCCCCACCGCATCGGATCTGGCTCCACCAGGACGTTCTCGAATTTCTCCACGGTCGGGATGCTTCCGTGCGTCGGCTGGGCATCGTTCTGCGCCAGATTGCAGCCCGAGGACGCCCCAACCGCATCAAGAGCTGCCGCACCCCTGAAAATCGCGGCTGGCTGCGCACGCCCATGGGAGGCGGCGGTAGTGGCATGCACTTCTACCTGTGGTGGGCGCCGAGCGACAGCGAACGCGTAGCTCCGCTCGTCCCCTCCGACAACGAGGTTTTTCTTCGCACGATTCGCCACCACGACAACCACGATCCACTTGACTGTGGCCAGCGCCACGACTACATCCTGCTGTCCCTTCAGGAGCTGCAGACAGAACACATCGACGGCGTTGACTGCGCACCCTGGACGCCCGAGCAACGAGCCTTTATCGACGCCGGTGAAGTTACACGCATCGTGCTGGGCAGGCCGGGCTCGGGCAAGACGGCCAGCCTCTGGCGTGCCGTGGAGCGTCATCCGGCACGTCATCTGCTGTATCTGACCTGGTCCCGGGAACTGGCCTGGCAGGCGCACCTCAATTTCTCGGCCCTGGCACCCGGCCGAACCGTTCGGTGCTGGCATTTTTCCCGGCTTCTTCGGGCCATCACGCAGCAGGACGAACCGCGCCTTACGCTGACGGAAAGCCGCAGGCGCTTTCGCGAAGCACTGCAACTGTTGAGTGCCCGGCAACTGGGCCCCTGGAAGCAGCGCCTGACGGCCCTCCATGCAGAACTGCGTGCCTTTCTGATCGGTCGGGCACGCCCCGGCCATGCATCTACCGTTTTCCACAGGCCGGTTTTCCACCTGCGGCAGGAAGCCTATGCCGGCCTGCGGCGGGACGATCGCCATCCGGATGCAATAGAGAAGGCCTGGCATGTTTTCGAACTGCTCTGCCGCAACGAACAACTTGCGGAAATCTTTCCCGAACTGGCGGCCGCCTCACAGGCCATTCGAATCCTTCGGGCCGGACGTCTGCCGACCATCCTGGAAACGATCGAGGGCATTGTCGTCGATGAAGTACAGGACCTGACGTTGCTGGAGCTGTCGGTTGTGGTGGAACTCTGGCACATGCTGGCGCGGCGACGTTCGACCCCTCCGCTTCTGCTACTGGCGGGCGACGAAGGGCAGACGGTCCGTCCTTCGGGGTTTCGCTGGGGACCCTACAAGGAATGGCTGAGCGAGCGCATTGCGCCACCTCGGGATTACGAACTCGGCGAAAGTCTTCGTTGCCCGGCCAATATCGCGCGCACGTTCGAGCGTGCCGCCCGCTAC from Rhodothermus marinus carries:
- a CDS encoding TIGR02710 family CRISPR-associated protein, producing MRVRFLLVRLPFQRSLVLVMQELEGQQRVGVVPVIAPGETFHDEQAYRIFQEVDAGRLPAGAEIVGEFEFPDEEAAQEAARRFAQDLKESLWGEEVAAQEQHAPSRVETVLLLTVGGSPEPLIRAVQRLDPSQSFVCFICSPDSRRLVETAGDAPNIPRAAGLPATHYAVEVWSDPDDLAGCVSALFALHRRIRSRFPEARVVANYTGGTKTMSAALVIGAVLLGWELQLNVGVRRDLRQVLAGTDVPMRVAADDVLLHLELRLLRQALDRYDYVAAAEIVRELLRTLSLSGARRTQVLRLYQIVQGLAAWDVGQYRQALVGFGMAGAHGSAWLPRLRTLAEAQKPGLEAVADLLLAAARRAHQGRYDDAVVRLVRAVELFGTVRLQQAHGIDIRHPDQARLPEVLRAEPAVSRDRWPGSPELSYHMLEALGDPVGQLFARRRSVLREALERCRDSLLLAGSAALDEQEYEAVRNRLEGFLHEAARVVAESLRAPQLPRSEVLEWVELGPAGA
- a CDS encoding single-stranded DNA-binding protein, with the protein product MEPLQPKRTVNRVILLGRLAAPPEPVSEAGNVCQMVLTTQEQAIGPTGEPAVRLEPHLLQVEDAALRDFCLRHLTVGQILYVEGMLRRNEWPERNAMPVVVLVRKLLVASWDAGEPSA
- a CDS encoding ATP-dependent DNA helicase; translation: MVELSGEQQRILDQLLAWLDRPEAPPIFILTGSAGTGKTLLIRHLVQALHQRRIKYALAAPTGRAARLLADRTGEDARTLHSLIYILDRYQLIEEAEAQAEDPLSLRLHFALRSAELDARLIIVDEASMVGDVVGEQELYRFGSGRLLLDLLSYARLMPRRAGEVSSRLLFVGDPAQLPPVGQSISPALSAEYLRETFGLSAETAHLQTVFRQRKGHPILEAATALRNALENNRFHTFQLPAQPPDLRPVGIEEAIQIAAQDFERQTPSVLLCRTNALARKLNEAVRALLWGKESLPLQPGDLLLVNRNAPLYSLFNGDLVLVETVGPLEHRRVGRRGRPPVDLYFRDVILRYPHDNPRRRITCKLLENLLESPDGQLSPDLIQALLIDFYLRNRTLKPGSPEFHLELARDPYFNALHVRYGYAMTVHKAQGGEWRRAAVVFTDWKHFRHADFFRWAYTAITRAREELLTIDAPAFEAFSEMRWQPAASVPAAEQTAGSAARFPLKALETYHRRLTEALSAEGIETTDVELLQYAVRYHLSREDRTTRIQYYYRGNGQVSRIVTLGGADDPELTQQAYALFERILSEPPPASDELPENPLLREFLERARHRLEGSGIRIVNWKEMPYALRLYFSADGENATIDFYYNRRGVWTHAQQVGRSSSGSLFARIQLLLQSDG
- a CDS encoding DUF7017 domain-containing protein; translation: MTTAISTEELRRFKALCQQKNFGQALPLARRFHPLLVQNVHLARQWGWVIYERLKDLAEQARAKQAPASRQANSLPEHLSRKIREALVEYARLPNLHTPDLLHAMILVMVCRIGIRWSGVLGFLYHVRAFDTLRPEDRLPKTYGDRTYPSIEQLLTQTVAAALAKLPLRDQRPEVLDWACVQVQQRLDRFPDEPWIPYHLACYLIKKQRGPDARPLLAPVLLQHRHKSWIWERVARANHDRPEHRLTALTQALRLAERELPAVRFRLHLELADLLATRQRHDEAAAQLQAARRLEEQLGRNVRDDRNPLWQRYRHMLQQPWFRQRAEQTNLPRTPTLTIEPEAMLYEHLPTTESSGVIIGHNSEKGLTIIRLSPSKIVCVKHRKFPDASRLEPGTVVWLRLVAEQVVALEPRPDHPLPDLVRWFRGRLLQPDGRAFAFVITGDEQRIFIPPRLNRKLNLEADATVEVLAERTIDPTKNTHSWSALKVKPVADQ